One segment of Amycolatopsis alba DSM 44262 DNA contains the following:
- a CDS encoding peptidase inhibitor family I36 protein, whose protein sequence is MKKLGTTVMAFAAVAATATAFAPAANAAPVPELCVHTGTNYSGSKTCSNGWSGISIGNYRIRSWSNTTGNVWCLYADVGGPWKVYPGYDPNADYGEARFHSAHIC, encoded by the coding sequence ATGGCTTTCGCCGCGGTCGCGGCTACGGCGACCGCTTTCGCGCCGGCCGCGAACGCGGCCCCCGTGCCCGAACTCTGCGTGCACACGGGAACGAACTACAGCGGTTCCAAGACCTGCAGCAACGGCTGGAGTGGCATCAGCATCGGCAACTACCGCATCCGCAGCTGGTCCAACACCACGGGCAACGTGTGGTGCCTGTACGCCGACGTCGGCGGCCCGTGGAAGGTTTATCCCGGCTACGACCCCAACGCCGACTACGGCGAGGCCCGATTCCATTCCGCTCACATCTGCTGA